TAGAGGCTGTTCATCAGTTTGCGCACCCCGGCGACATGCCGGCGACTGACGATCAGCGCATCGCCATCCAGCCCCTTGAGGTACAGCTGGAAATGCCCGAGCGGGGTGCGCTGCAGGCGCTCGATGCGATCGCGCGCCACCAGGGCATTACGGTGGATGCGCACGAAACGCTCGCCGAACTCGTCCTCCAGGGCCTTCAAGGGTTCGTCCAGCAGAACCTCGCCGCCCTCATGGCGCAGCGTCACGTACTTGTGGTCGGCGATGAAGTAGATCACCTGATCCAGGGGAATCAATTCGATGCCCTTGCGGGTGCGGGCACTGATGTGGGTGCGCGGGCCGCCGCCGGTTTCCGCGGCCGGGCGGGTCAGGGCGGCAAGCTGCACACGGTTGGGCCGCTCGGCTTTCTTCAGGGCTTCGCTGAGGCTTTCCGGGCGCACGGGTTTGACCAGGTAACCCACGGCGCTGACCTTGAACGCCTCAAGGGCGAATTCGTCGTGAGCGGTACAGAAGATCACCGCCGGCGGCGCCTCGCGCTCGCAGAGTTTCGCCGCCACCTGCAGGCCGTCGAGCCCGGGCATGCGGATATCCAGCAGCACGATATCCGGCCTCAGGTTGTCGATCAGGGTCAATGCCTCTTCACCGTTGCTGGCAGCGGGCTCGAGAACTCTATAGCCATCGAGGTCGCCGACCATACGGCTGAGGCGGTCGCGGGCCAAGGGTTCGTCATCGACTATCAGGACATTCATAATGCACGGGCTTCCTGCGTGAGTCTCGCACAAGGATAGCGTAGACAGGTGTAGTGACGGCCGTCACGGCGCTCCACGCTG
The genomic region above belongs to Pseudomonas benzenivorans and contains:
- a CDS encoding LytR/AlgR family response regulator transcription factor; translated protein: MNVLIVDDEPLARDRLSRMVGDLDGYRVLEPAASNGEEALTLIDNLRPDIVLLDIRMPGLDGLQVAAKLCEREAPPAVIFCTAHDEFALEAFKVSAVGYLVKPVRPESLSEALKKAERPNRVQLAALTRPAAETGGGPRTHISARTRKGIELIPLDQVIYFIADHKYVTLRHEGGEVLLDEPLKALEDEFGERFVRIHRNALVARDRIERLQRTPLGHFQLYLKGLDGDALIVSRRHVAGVRKLMNSL